One stretch of Anolis sagrei isolate rAnoSag1 chromosome 11, rAnoSag1.mat, whole genome shotgun sequence DNA includes these proteins:
- the LOC132763893 gene encoding protein MIS12 homolog, producing the protein MSDARSLYATQFFGFTPETFVLRIYTAFQESLSRNVVRMEADLLERFPNEDPALIRQGTEEFLALAKDHLKALFPQLEATLHQSVLDIPDNVQLPGDQAQEEAGEGSSQEGLRELQEEVRQLEARLEAENRAAEALEAELEEQRIVRAHQERLRQWWRGLEEATRGDGSSVSLQEALQALTETALQLQDVVRTVEKKLAE; encoded by the coding sequence ATGTCTGACGCACGCTCGTTATACGCGACCCAGTTCTTTGGCTTCACACCAGAGACCTTTGTGCTGAGGATCTACACGGCCTTCCAGGAGTCCCTCTCACGCAATGTGGTGAGAATGGAGGCGGACCTGCTGGAGCGCTTCCCCAATGAGGACCCGGCCCTCATCCGCCAGGGCACGGAGGAGTTCCTGGCCTTGGCCAAAGACCACTTGAAGGCCCTCTTTCCGCAGTTGGAGGCCACCCTGCACCAGTCTGTGCTGGACATCCCGGACAATGTCCAGCTCCCGGGAGACCAGGCGCAGGAGGAAGCTGGGGAAGGCTCTTCGCAGGAAGGGCTCCGAGAGCTGCAAGAAGAGGTCCGACAACTAGAGGCCCGGCTGGAGGCTGAGAACCGGGCCGCGGAGGCCCTGGAGGCTGAGCTGGAGGAGCAGCGGATTGTGCGGGCGCACCAAGAGAGGCTGCGGCAGTGGTGGCGGGGCCTGGAAGAGGCCACCCGGGGAGACGGGAGCAGTGTCAGCCTCCAGGAAGCGCTGCAGGCCTTGACTGAGACTGCACTGCAGCTGCAGGACGTGGTGCGCACAGTCGAGAAGAAGTTGGCCGAGtga
- the LOC137097685 gene encoding protein phosphatase 1D-like, with protein MDGRREGASSLRAWKVGLRRVPSAIVPCPRRRRMRRRVSPSPHNNTRMASGAECALRVSLFSDQGGRKYMEDVTHILVEPEKEAVAMEAEAKARSVAFFAVCDGHGGREAALFAREHLWAFIKKQKGFRSAEPRAVCAALRKGFLACHRAMWKQLPEWPKTMSGLPSTSGTTASVVIIRGSKMYVAHVGDSGVVLGVQDDPKDDFVRAVEVTQDHKPELPKERQRIEGLGGRTSEQQQQPTCQNPG; from the exons atggatggaaggagggagggggcgtccTCCTTGCGCGCGTGGAAGGTTGGGCTGCGCCGCGTTCCGTCGGCGATTGTGCCCTGTCCGCGGCGGCGGCGCATGCGCAGGAGGGTCTCCCCATCCCCTCACAACAATACGCGGATGGCGTCCGGGGCGGAGTGCGCGCTGCGGGTGAGCCTCTTCTCCGACCAAGGCGGGCGCAAGTACATGGAGGACGTCACCCACATCCTGGTGGAGCCTGAGAAGGAGGCTGTGGCAATGGAGGCGGAGGCCAAGGCCCGCTCGGTGGCCTTCTTCGCGGTGTGCGACGGGCACGGCGGGCGGGAGGCGGCCCTCTTCGCCCGGGAGCACCTCTGGGCCTTCATCAAGAAGCAGAAGGGATTCCGCTCCGCCGAGCCCCGCGCCGTCTGCGCCGCCCTCCGAAAGGGGTTCCTCGCCTGCCACCGCGCCATGTGGAAGCAGCTCC CTGAGTGGCCGAAGACGATGAGCGGCCTTCCGAGCACGTCAGGGACAACAGCCAGTGTGGTCATCATCCGGGGCTCCAAGATGTACGTGGCGCACGTGGGCGACTCCGGCGTGGTGCTCGGTGTCCAGGATGACCCCAAAGACGACTTTGTCCGGGCCGTGGAGGTGACGCAGGACCACAAGCCAGAGCTCCCCAAGGAGCGGCAACGGATTGAAGGCCTCGGGGGCAG GAcatcagaacaacaacaacagccaacctgtcaaaatccaggatgA
- the LOC137097672 gene encoding derlin-2-like: protein MAYQTFRQEYLQVPPVTRAYATACVLTTAAVQLELITPFQLYFNPELIFKNFQVWRLITNYLFFGPVGFNFLFNMIFLYPLFLFPRRQNS from the exons ATGGCGTACCAGACTTTCCGCCAGGAGTACCTTCAGGTTCCGCCGGTCACCCGGGCCTACGCCACCGCCTGCGTCCTCACCACCGCCGCCGTG cAATTAGAGTTAATCACTCCATTTCAGCTGTACTTCAACCCGGAATTGATATTTAAGAATTTTCAA GTATGGCGGCTTATCACGAACTACCTTTTCTTCGGACCAGTTGGGTTTAACTTTTTGTTCAATATGATCTTTTTGTATCCTTTGTTTCTGTTTCCCAGAAGGCAAAATTCGTAG